One window of the bacterium genome contains the following:
- a CDS encoding TrpB-like pyridoxal phosphate-dependent enzyme gives MQTKKITLQDSEIPKAWYNVLPDMPSISAPPLNPGTGQPIGPEDLAPIFPMGLIAQEVSQDSWINIPEEVLDIYSLWRPTPLFRAYHLEQVLGTPAKIYYKYEGVSPAGSHKPNTSIPQAYYNKQEGVKRLATETGAGQWGSALSLACKMFGLECTIYMVKVSYQQKPYRRSMMQTWGGEVIPSPSDRTNAGRNMLIKDPDSPGSLGMAISEAVEDAASRDDTKYALGSVLNHVMTHQSVIGLEVKEQLKKVGEKPDVLIGCCGGGSNFAGLAFPFIPEKAAGENIRMIAVEPTSCPTLTKGVYAYDFGDTAQTTPLMLMYTLGHDFVPPGIHAGGLRYHADSPLVSQLHKEGIVEAVAYTQNPVFEAAVTFAQVEGIIPAPESAHAVKAAFDEALRCKEEGKDDVIVFNLSGHGHFDMAAYDSYLAGDLVDYTYPEEKIAESLKNLPQVK, from the coding sequence ATGCAAACGAAAAAGATCACCCTGCAGGATAGTGAGATACCAAAGGCCTGGTATAATGTCCTTCCTGACATGCCCAGCATTTCGGCGCCTCCGCTTAACCCCGGCACCGGCCAGCCTATAGGTCCCGAGGATCTCGCTCCTATTTTCCCAATGGGGCTCATCGCCCAGGAAGTCTCCCAGGATAGCTGGATCAACATACCGGAAGAGGTTCTCGACATTTACAGCCTGTGGCGTCCGACTCCGCTGTTTCGGGCCTACCATCTGGAGCAGGTTCTTGGAACACCAGCGAAGATCTACTACAAATACGAAGGTGTCAGCCCGGCCGGCAGTCACAAACCCAACACCTCCATCCCGCAGGCATATTACAATAAGCAGGAAGGTGTAAAACGCCTGGCTACAGAGACCGGTGCCGGGCAGTGGGGCAGCGCCCTGTCGCTCGCATGCAAGATGTTTGGCCTCGAATGCACTATCTATATGGTCAAGGTCAGTTATCAGCAGAAACCCTATCGCCGCTCCATGATGCAGACCTGGGGAGGAGAAGTCATCCCCAGTCCTTCGGACAGGACCAACGCGGGACGGAATATGCTGATTAAAGACCCTGATTCACCGGGCAGCCTGGGTATGGCCATAAGTGAAGCGGTGGAGGATGCCGCCTCAAGGGACGATACCAAATATGCCCTCGGCAGTGTCCTTAATCATGTAATGACACATCAGTCGGTCATCGGGCTTGAGGTTAAGGAGCAGCTCAAGAAGGTGGGAGAGAAACCTGACGTTCTTATAGGCTGCTGCGGCGGCGGCAGCAACTTTGCCGGTCTTGCTTTTCCTTTCATTCCAGAGAAAGCGGCAGGTGAGAATATCAGGATGATAGCCGTAGAGCCAACTTCCTGCCCCACCCTGACCAAGGGTGTATACGCTTACGATTTTGGAGATACGGCCCAGACGACACCTCTGATGCTTATGTATACATTGGGCCACGATTTCGTTCCGCCGGGTATCCATGCGGGTGGACTGCGCTACCATGCGGATTCGCCTCTGGTAAGCCAGCTGCACAAAGAGGGGATCGTAGAAGCCGTTGCATATACCCAGAACCCCGTATTTGAGGCGGCTGTGACCTTTGCGCAGGTTGAGGGGATCATCCCCGCACCCGAATCTGCCCATGCTGTGAAAGCAGCTTTTGACGAGGCGCTCCGCTGCAAAGAAGAGGGTAAAGACGATGTCATCGTGTTCAACCTCAGCGGTCACGGTCACTTTGACATGGCGGCCTACGATTCCTATCTGGCCG
- a CDS encoding energy-coupling factor transporter ATPase, giving the protein MAFLEIRDLTYTYPNTGVRALDGLNLDADRGELIAVIGSNAAGKSTFALLLKGLLQPDSGKVRINGKEQVTSGTNPGVGILFSNPENQLVTSIVEEDVAFGLEVLGEPSEEIAKKVEKMLERLKVTHLRKRMPHLMSGGEQQMTALAGVLVLDPDILILDEPTTYLDPYARVSVLGFMRKLVDQGKIIILITHDMKEAANADRVILFESGRAARHGPPEDVFSKPGLGDRYGIFPPFFLSLVLEMRSAGIEVKWPCSPGSLARTVVNGMNVRKGFSSKDTGHHAAIHRGEPVLTFDGVGFSYEKDAPGVKGVLNGVNFAVDKGTVALICGANGSGKSTLLQMSNGLVTPDDGKIILGGRQLKNWGKKRGGVTARVGLLFQNPERQLFSATVADDIAFGPRNLGVSARQIEGRVLKAAKWVGLPETLLTRPVYTLSGGQMRRAAVAGVLAMEPEILVLDEPTDGLDPGGVREFIASTRRYCDETGTAVLIATHAVPEQIHCIDHFGHLAGGMIQSSGPPSGVLTGPERTLPTQFLPDHLVLREELLEMGVALPDTILDPVVARKKLLALAKGEE; this is encoded by the coding sequence ATACAGGTGTTCGAGCTTTGGATGGGCTCAACCTTGACGCTGACCGTGGTGAACTTATCGCGGTGATAGGGTCCAACGCAGCAGGTAAGAGCACTTTCGCGCTACTTTTAAAAGGTTTGCTCCAACCTGATTCTGGAAAGGTCAGGATCAACGGCAAGGAGCAAGTGACCAGTGGAACCAATCCGGGGGTGGGAATCCTGTTTTCCAACCCGGAGAACCAGCTTGTCACATCCATAGTAGAAGAAGATGTGGCGTTCGGTCTTGAAGTTCTTGGGGAACCCTCAGAAGAGATAGCCAAAAAGGTTGAAAAAATGCTGGAACGGCTGAAGGTCACCCACCTGAGAAAGCGCATGCCGCACCTAATGTCCGGCGGCGAGCAGCAGATGACGGCTCTGGCAGGTGTGCTTGTTCTGGACCCTGATATCCTGATACTGGATGAACCTACTACCTACCTTGACCCTTATGCCAGGGTTTCCGTTCTTGGGTTCATGCGGAAATTGGTCGATCAGGGCAAGATCATTATTTTAATCACCCACGATATGAAAGAAGCGGCAAATGCTGACAGGGTGATACTTTTTGAAAGCGGCCGTGCTGCCAGGCACGGCCCCCCGGAAGATGTTTTCTCCAAGCCTGGGCTCGGTGACCGATATGGCATTTTCCCTCCCTTTTTCCTTAGTCTGGTTCTGGAGATGCGATCAGCGGGAATTGAGGTAAAGTGGCCTTGTTCCCCTGGTTCTTTGGCTCGCACGGTCGTTAACGGTATGAATGTTCGTAAAGGATTCAGCTCAAAAGACACAGGACACCATGCGGCAATTCATAGGGGTGAACCGGTCCTGACCTTTGACGGAGTCGGTTTTAGTTATGAAAAGGATGCCCCGGGGGTAAAAGGGGTACTGAACGGTGTGAACTTTGCTGTTGATAAAGGTACTGTGGCCCTTATCTGTGGTGCTAACGGATCAGGCAAGAGCACGCTATTGCAGATGTCCAACGGTCTCGTTACGCCGGATGACGGAAAAATTATTTTGGGTGGCCGGCAGCTCAAGAACTGGGGAAAAAAACGGGGAGGAGTCACGGCCAGGGTAGGGCTCCTGTTCCAGAACCCGGAACGGCAGCTTTTTTCAGCTACGGTTGCCGATGATATCGCTTTTGGACCGCGGAACCTTGGGGTCAGCGCCCGTCAAATAGAGGGTAGAGTTCTGAAAGCAGCCAAGTGGGTGGGCCTTCCGGAAACGTTGCTTACCCGCCCAGTTTACACTTTGTCGGGAGGACAAATGAGAAGGGCGGCCGTGGCCGGTGTCCTGGCCATGGAGCCTGAAATTTTGGTTCTGGATGAACCTACTGACGGGCTGGATCCGGGTGGTGTAAGAGAATTCATTGCCAGTACCAGACGGTACTGTGATGAAACCGGAACAGCCGTCTTAATTGCCACTCATGCCGTACCCGAGCAGATCCACTGCATTGACCATTTTGGACATTTAGCCGGAGGTATGATCCAGTCCTCCGGTCCGCCCTCCGGTGTCCTGACTGGTCCGGAGAGAACTCTACCAACACAGTTCCTTCCAGACCACCTTGTTCTGAGGGAAGAACTGCTGGAGATGGGGGTAGCCCTTCCTGACACTATCCTCGATCCGGTCGTTGCCAGGAAAAAGCTTCTGGCTTTGGCGAAAGGAGAAGAATGA